The region CGCCGACTGCAGTCTGCGCCTCCTCAAAGGGGCGACATCGCCGGGCGCGGCCTCGGCCATTGCCTATGAAGCGGCAATGGCGCTCTATGACGACGTCTTCGGCTCGCCAGCCTTTACCGCCGAACTCAGATTGATGCAGCCGGTGATCGACCATATCAACGCCAATCTCGACAAGCCGCTGCCGGTCAGCGAGCTTGCCGGCATCGTCGGGCTCAGCCGCGCCCATTTCTCGCGCAGCTTCGCCGAGAGCGAGGGCATGCCGCCGGCCGAATTCGTGCTGCAGCAGCGCCTGCAGCGCGCCGTCAAGCTTCTGACCAAGGCGGATTTCCTGCCGGTCAAGGAAGTCGCCATCATGTGCGGCTTCGAAGACGCCAATTATTTCTCCAAGGTCTTCCGCCGCGTCTACGGCACCAATCCCACGGAATTCCGCACGACCGGCATGTATGCCAGCATCGGCAGGCCGAGATAGCTTAACGCCAGGCCCCTTTCCTCACGCCCGGACCTCGAACACCATGTTGAACGGCGTTTCCGTTGCGCGGCGGAAATGCGTGAAGCCGGCGTCGAGCGCGACCTTCCGCAGCTTCATTTCTCCCGCCTGGGCGCCGAGCCCGAGCCCCACCTCCTGGGATAGTGATGCAGGCGTGCAGATCATCGTCGATGCGCCGTAATAGACGCGGCCGACCGGATTGAGATTGTCTTTCAGATGGTCATGGGCAAAGGGTTCGACGATCAGCCAGATCCCGTTTGGACCAAGCGTTTCCTTGACATGCCGGCCGGCGCCGACCGGATCGCCCATGTCGTGCAGGCAGTCGAACATGGCGACCATATCGTAGCCGCGCCCCGGAAATTCCGCCGCCGAGCCCTGCTCAAAGGTCACGCGATCGGCAACACCGGCATCTTTGGCGGCGGCCTTTGCTTTCTCGATCGACGGACCGTGATAGTCGAAACCGGTAAAGCGGGAGGCAGGATAGGCCTGCGCCATCAGGATGGTCGAGGCGCCGTGACCGCAGCCAACATCGGCGACGTTGGCGCCGGCCTTGAGCTTTTCCTCCACTCCCGAAAGAGCCGGAATCCATTCGTTGACGAGATGGCTGTTGTAGCCCGGCCGGAAGAACCGTTCGGTTCCCCGGAACAAGCAGGCGCTGTGTTCGTGCCAGCCGAGACCTTTGCCGGTGCGGAAGGCTTCGGCGACTTTGGGCTCGTCCATCCACATGGATTGGACGACCTCGAAAGCGCCCACGAAGAAGGCGGGGCTGTTTTCATCGGCGAAGACCATCGCCTGTTCCGGCGTCAGGCTGAAACGATCCGACTTTTCGTCGTAGCTGACATACTCCGCGGCCGCCTGGGCACTCAGCCACTCCCTGAGATAGCGCTCCTTCATCCCCGTCTTCGCGGCAAGGTCCTTGACGCTCATGGGTTTTCCGTCGGCCATCGCCCTGAAGATTCCCACCTGATCGCCGAGCACCACCAAGGCGCCTGACATCGCCGCGCCGACGTCGCCGACAAGCCGACCAACAAGCGCATCGAGTTTCTGCATATCTGGCTCACGCATTGTTACCTCCCGGCGTGGGACAACGCGGCCTTGAATTAGGCTTTCATGATATTCAGTCAATCAACCTCCCTATCGCCCAATGAGGGTAGACGTCAGAGGTCGAAAATCTCGGGACTGGACAAGGCACGGATTCCACCCGGCATGGGGGACGCGGACAGCGATCCCTGTTCCGCGTCGGAAGCACGCTCGCTTGCTTTCTTCCCCGCC is a window of Rhizobium lentis DNA encoding:
- a CDS encoding AraC family transcriptional regulator; translation: MRTVSLPRGGQRLHAMPTSAGYEVRENETYDWDGRRRGQTPFTVLQHTISGTGRLRYQNRNHRLQGGDTLLVLVPHNHRYWLEKGDRWEYFWISMNGEETLRIHKLVLATAGPVLKLQPSTIDHLADCSLRLLKGATSPGAASAIAYEAAMALYDDVFGSPAFTAELRLMQPVIDHINANLDKPLPVSELAGIVGLSRAHFSRSFAESEGMPPAEFVLQQRLQRAVKLLTKADFLPVKEVAIMCGFEDANYFSKVFRRVYGTNPTEFRTTGMYASIGRPR
- a CDS encoding class I SAM-dependent methyltransferase, yielding MREPDMQKLDALVGRLVGDVGAAMSGALVVLGDQVGIFRAMADGKPMSVKDLAAKTGMKERYLREWLSAQAAAEYVSYDEKSDRFSLTPEQAMVFADENSPAFFVGAFEVVQSMWMDEPKVAEAFRTGKGLGWHEHSACLFRGTERFFRPGYNSHLVNEWIPALSGVEEKLKAGANVADVGCGHGASTILMAQAYPASRFTGFDYHGPSIEKAKAAAKDAGVADRVTFEQGSAAEFPGRGYDMVAMFDCLHDMGDPVGAGRHVKETLGPNGIWLIVEPFAHDHLKDNLNPVGRVYYGASTMICTPASLSQEVGLGLGAQAGEMKLRKVALDAGFTHFRRATETPFNMVFEVRA